From the genome of Rhizobium sp. NXC24, one region includes:
- a CDS encoding ROK family transcriptional regulator — MLTSSQRQLLRVISESGPLSRTVLAASMGLSKAAMSGIARDLITLGVLHETETVYGQGRPSILLDLHPEGAFFVGISLLEDPAPMVLSDLNGKIIARENMPLSRDPEVIARLIADALPKLLAGRPDVAAKLSGLGVALSGFVDEKQANCVQSTLLGWQGVPLAKIIRQKTGIETFIENDAKAIAVSEKLFGTARDIRNFSVVSLGEGVGCAHFIRGKLYRGNHGGAGEIAHCTIEPNGSPCRCGKRGCLDTVASINAIKEMSKTEGLSCTSLTELEEEASAGNAVAIRILHRAGGALGLAIAHLIQFNDPGMILITHVEGNFDGLFGTLVQQAIEANVLPRYAGQTPIRTQRVNGDIWARGAASIAAHNFLIGPNPN, encoded by the coding sequence TTGCTCACCTCTTCGCAGCGACAGCTCCTGCGTGTCATCAGCGAATCCGGCCCGCTCAGCCGGACGGTTCTTGCCGCATCGATGGGGCTCAGCAAGGCGGCGATGAGCGGGATTGCCCGCGATCTGATCACGCTTGGCGTCCTGCATGAAACCGAAACGGTCTATGGCCAGGGCCGGCCGTCGATATTGCTTGATCTGCATCCTGAAGGCGCCTTTTTCGTCGGCATCTCGCTGCTTGAGGATCCGGCGCCGATGGTCCTCAGCGATCTCAACGGTAAGATTATTGCCCGCGAGAATATGCCCTTGTCGCGCGATCCGGAGGTCATAGCGAGGCTGATCGCCGATGCGCTTCCGAAACTGCTCGCCGGGCGGCCTGATGTGGCGGCCAAACTATCGGGCCTTGGCGTGGCGCTCTCCGGTTTTGTTGACGAGAAGCAAGCCAATTGCGTGCAATCTACCCTGCTTGGCTGGCAGGGTGTGCCGCTTGCCAAGATCATCCGGCAGAAGACCGGCATCGAGACCTTCATTGAAAACGACGCCAAGGCCATAGCCGTCAGCGAAAAGCTTTTCGGCACTGCCCGCGACATCCGGAATTTTAGCGTCGTCTCGTTGGGAGAAGGCGTCGGATGTGCCCATTTCATCCGAGGCAAGCTCTATCGCGGCAATCACGGCGGCGCCGGTGAGATCGCCCATTGCACCATCGAGCCCAACGGCTCGCCCTGCCGCTGCGGCAAGCGCGGCTGCCTCGACACCGTGGCCTCGATAAACGCGATCAAGGAAATGTCGAAGACGGAGGGCCTTTCCTGCACCTCGCTGACCGAGCTGGAGGAAGAGGCATCGGCTGGCAATGCCGTCGCCATCCGCATCCTACACCGGGCCGGCGGCGCCCTTGGTCTGGCGATCGCTCATCTCATCCAGTTCAACGATCCCGGCATGATCTTGATCACCCATGTCGAAGGCAATTTCGACGGATTGTTCGGCACCCTCGTGCAGCAGGCGATCGAAGCCAATGTGTTGCCGCGCTATGCCGGGCAGACGCCGATCCGCACCCAACGCGTCAACGGCGACATCTGGGCGCGAGGTGCAGCCAGCATCGCCGCCCACAATTTCCTGATTGGTCCCAACCCGAATTGA
- a CDS encoding M81 family metallopeptidase codes for MRIAVGGIHIECSTYNPVLNEEKDFRVVRGEELTAAPYFAFLKDYDAEFLPTIHARAIAGGPVARHAYEAFKAEFLERLKPLLPLDGLYLAMHGAMYVEGMEDAEGDWISAARELVGNDCMLSASYDLHGNVTQRIIDALDMYSTYRTAPHIDVEETMRRAVTMLVKSLKTGVKPILLWAPIPVLLPGERTSTVDEPAKSLYDLLPGIDAIDGVWDASLMVGYVWADESRATAAAIMTGTDRSVLECEAKRLAQAYWDVRKDFVFGCETGSIEECVAKAIGSPTAPVVLAESGDNPTGGGIGDRADVLAELLAKRATGVVFAGIADRAATEACYAAGVGARLDLTVGASLDTKGSKPVTAAFTVKFLLNTDDAMDRQAVVSAGGIDLVLSAKRRPYHNIADFTRLGLDPHRAKIIVVKSGYLSPELAPIANPNLMALSPGVVDQFVERLPRLRKQRPTYPFDKDFTFTPEVAISARSASRR; via the coding sequence ATGCGTATTGCCGTTGGTGGCATTCATATCGAATGCAGCACGTACAATCCGGTTCTGAACGAAGAAAAGGATTTCCGCGTCGTGCGCGGCGAGGAACTGACGGCCGCACCTTATTTCGCATTTCTCAAAGACTATGACGCCGAGTTCCTGCCGACGATCCACGCGAGGGCCATCGCCGGCGGGCCTGTTGCGCGCCACGCCTATGAAGCCTTCAAGGCGGAATTCCTGGAGCGGCTGAAGCCGCTCTTGCCGCTCGACGGTCTCTACCTCGCCATGCACGGAGCGATGTATGTCGAGGGCATGGAGGATGCGGAGGGCGATTGGATCAGCGCTGCCCGCGAGCTCGTCGGCAACGACTGCATGCTTTCCGCGAGCTACGATCTGCATGGCAATGTCACCCAGCGTATCATCGATGCATTGGACATGTATTCCACATATCGCACCGCGCCGCATATCGACGTTGAGGAAACCATGCGCCGTGCGGTGACGATGCTCGTTAAAAGCCTGAAAACCGGCGTGAAGCCCATCCTGCTCTGGGCGCCGATCCCTGTGCTCTTGCCCGGCGAGCGCACCAGCACTGTCGATGAGCCCGCAAAGAGTCTCTACGACCTGCTGCCCGGTATCGATGCCATCGACGGTGTCTGGGATGCCTCGCTGATGGTCGGCTATGTCTGGGCCGACGAGTCCCGTGCTACTGCGGCCGCCATCATGACCGGCACGGACCGCTCCGTTCTCGAATGCGAAGCCAAACGGCTGGCGCAGGCCTATTGGGATGTCCGCAAGGATTTCGTCTTTGGTTGCGAGACCGGCTCGATCGAGGAATGTGTCGCAAAGGCAATCGGCAGCCCGACCGCGCCTGTTGTGCTTGCCGAATCCGGCGATAACCCGACCGGCGGCGGTATCGGCGACCGCGCCGATGTGCTGGCGGAACTTCTCGCCAAACGCGCGACTGGCGTCGTATTCGCGGGTATCGCCGACAGAGCGGCAACCGAAGCCTGCTACGCTGCCGGTGTCGGCGCTAGACTCGATCTCACTGTCGGCGCATCGCTAGACACCAAGGGCAGCAAACCGGTGACCGCCGCGTTCACGGTCAAGTTCCTGCTGAATACCGACGATGCCATGGACCGCCAGGCGGTCGTCTCGGCGGGCGGCATCGATCTGGTACTGTCGGCTAAACGCCGCCCGTATCACAACATTGCCGACTTCACACGTCTCGGGCTCGATCCGCATCGAGCCAAGATCATTGTCGTAAAGTCCGGCTATCTCTCGCCGGAACTGGCTCCGATCGCCAATCCAAACCTGATGGCGCTCTCGCCCGGGGTGGTCGATCAGTTCGTCGAGCGGCTGCCGCGGCTGCGCAAGCAGAGGCCCACCTACCCCTTCGATAAGGATTTTACCTTCACGCCCGAGGTGGCGATTTCAGCTCGTTCGGCGAGCCGCCGCTGA
- a CDS encoding FadR/GntR family transcriptional regulator: MTAGNLPENSTYALEKLRGLLESDKLEPEGKLPTERALSDMFGVSRRAIRRALEVLEAEGRIWRRQGSGTYAGQRPDDWSQHVGSLVAGTNLMEVMEVRLRIEPQLAQLAAMRAKPDDIERMYELTKKIFASGDADSRELWDGALHRLIAQSAGNQFFLSIFDVINHVRQDEAWQTIRELARNINRTRPVTYAQHMAIIDAIAARDPMKAAEAMREHLLMLQESLVRVTSLDAQHPQKELAEEFAEDLK, encoded by the coding sequence ATGACAGCGGGCAATCTTCCCGAAAATTCCACCTATGCCCTGGAAAAGCTCCGGGGCCTGTTGGAATCGGACAAACTGGAACCGGAAGGCAAGCTGCCGACAGAGCGGGCTCTTTCGGATATGTTCGGCGTCAGCCGCCGCGCCATCCGGCGAGCACTGGAAGTGCTGGAGGCCGAAGGCCGCATCTGGCGGCGCCAGGGGTCGGGGACCTATGCCGGCCAGCGCCCGGATGATTGGAGCCAGCATGTCGGCTCGCTGGTCGCCGGCACCAATCTCATGGAAGTCATGGAAGTGCGTCTGCGCATCGAGCCGCAGCTCGCCCAGCTCGCCGCGATGCGCGCCAAACCCGACGATATCGAGCGTATGTACGAGCTGACGAAAAAAATCTTCGCCAGCGGCGATGCCGATAGCCGCGAACTTTGGGACGGCGCGCTGCATCGCCTGATTGCTCAAAGCGCCGGCAATCAATTCTTTCTGTCGATCTTCGATGTCATCAACCATGTCCGTCAGGACGAGGCATGGCAAACCATTCGCGAATTGGCCCGCAATATCAACAGAACGCGCCCGGTAACATACGCACAGCATATGGCAATCATCGATGCGATCGCGGCTCGCGATCCGATGAAAGCTGCCGAGGCCATGCGCGAACATCTGCTGATGCTGCAGGAAAGCCTAGTCCGCGTCACCTCGCTCGACGCGCAGCATCCGCAGAAGGAGCTGGCCGAAGAGTTTGCCGAGGATTTGAAATGA
- a CDS encoding gamma-glutamyltransferase family protein produces MTAFTTRPEILGTFGVVTSTHWIASAVGMSILEKGGNAFDAAVATGFVLQIVEPHLCGPGGDMPAVIYSKKKDKVEVICAQGTAPAGATLEHYTSEGLSLIPGDGLLATVIPGSFGGWMLMLRDYGKLTVRDVLEPAIYYAEHGHPVLPRVSETIAGLADFYRKEWPTSYETWLPGGFAPEPWSNFKNPVLAETWKRVVAEAESKSGREAQIEAARDAYYRGFVAEAIDAYLRKAEVMDASGRRHKGVLTADDMANWWPTIEEPLTYDYHGWTIAKIGPWGQGPAFLQTLSLLKGFDISAMDPAGADFVHTITEAMKLAFADREVYYGDPNFSKVPLEILLSDAYAEERRKLITSQASYDLRPGRLPGFESQYDLTMDMLETPEAKAGVVYEPTMSHLREKRGDTVHIDVIDREGNMVSVTPSGGWLQSSPVIPGLGFCLNSRAQMFWLKSGLPSSLAPGKRPRTTLTPSLGLYEGRPTLAFGTPGGDQQEQWQLSFFLRYAHHGMNLQEAIDQPLFHSAHFPSSFYPRTREPGSITAEANFSAEVLEALRKKGHKLTVAPEWTVGRLTAARRDADGLLRAAATPRLMQAYAVGR; encoded by the coding sequence ATGACCGCATTTACGACACGTCCGGAAATTCTCGGCACTTTCGGTGTCGTCACCTCCACACACTGGATCGCCTCGGCCGTCGGCATGAGCATCCTCGAAAAGGGCGGCAACGCGTTCGATGCGGCTGTTGCGACCGGCTTTGTCCTGCAGATCGTCGAGCCGCATCTCTGCGGTCCCGGCGGCGATATGCCCGCGGTCATCTATTCCAAGAAGAAGGACAAGGTCGAAGTCATCTGCGCCCAGGGCACTGCTCCCGCCGGCGCCACTCTCGAACATTATACGAGCGAGGGCCTGTCGCTGATCCCCGGCGACGGACTGCTTGCAACCGTTATCCCCGGCTCCTTCGGCGGCTGGATGCTGATGCTGCGCGACTATGGCAAGCTCACCGTCCGCGACGTCCTCGAGCCGGCGATCTACTATGCCGAGCATGGTCATCCGGTGCTGCCGCGCGTTTCCGAGACCATAGCCGGCCTTGCCGATTTCTATCGCAAGGAGTGGCCGACCTCCTATGAAACCTGGCTGCCAGGCGGCTTCGCTCCGGAACCCTGGTCGAACTTCAAGAACCCGGTGCTTGCCGAAACCTGGAAGCGCGTGGTCGCGGAGGCGGAAAGCAAAAGCGGCCGCGAGGCGCAAATCGAAGCGGCGCGCGACGCTTACTATCGCGGCTTTGTCGCCGAGGCGATCGACGCTTACCTCCGCAAGGCGGAAGTCATGGATGCGAGCGGCCGACGCCACAAGGGCGTGCTGACGGCCGATGACATGGCCAACTGGTGGCCAACGATCGAAGAGCCGTTGACCTATGACTATCACGGCTGGACCATCGCCAAGATCGGCCCTTGGGGCCAAGGGCCGGCTTTCCTGCAGACGCTGTCGCTGCTGAAGGGTTTCGATATCTCAGCCATGGATCCGGCCGGCGCAGATTTCGTCCACACGATCACGGAAGCGATGAAGCTCGCCTTTGCCGACCGCGAGGTGTACTACGGCGATCCGAACTTCTCCAAGGTGCCGCTCGAGATCCTGCTGTCGGATGCCTATGCCGAAGAGCGCCGCAAGCTGATCACCTCGCAAGCGTCCTATGATCTGCGTCCCGGGAGGCTGCCCGGCTTCGAAAGCCAGTATGACCTCACGATGGACATGCTGGAAACGCCGGAAGCCAAGGCTGGCGTGGTCTACGAGCCAACCATGTCGCATCTGAGGGAAAAACGCGGCGATACCGTGCATATCGACGTCATCGACCGCGAAGGCAATATGGTCTCGGTGACGCCCTCGGGCGGTTGGCTGCAATCTTCGCCGGTCATCCCCGGCCTTGGCTTCTGCCTCAATTCACGCGCGCAAATGTTTTGGCTGAAGTCCGGCCTGCCTTCGTCGCTCGCGCCTGGCAAGCGGCCGCGCACCACGCTGACGCCATCGCTCGGCCTCTACGAGGGTCGTCCGACGCTTGCCTTCGGCACACCCGGCGGAGACCAGCAGGAACAATGGCAGCTCTCTTTCTTCCTGCGCTACGCCCATCACGGCATGAACCTGCAGGAGGCAATCGATCAGCCGCTGTTCCACAGCGCGCATTTCCCGAGCTCCTTCTATCCCCGCACGCGCGAGCCCGGCAGCATTACGGCGGAAGCCAATTTCAGCGCAGAGGTGCTCGAGGCACTGCGCAAGAAGGGCCACAAGCTGACGGTCGCGCCGGAATGGACGGTCGGCCGGCTGACCGCCGCACGGCGCGATGCCGACGGCCTGCTGCGCGCGGCCGCCACGCCGCGTTTGATGCAGGCCTATGCGGTCGGGAGGTAA
- a CDS encoding glutathione peroxidase, which translates to MTDTVLDIPVKRIDGSETTLADYRGKVIMVVNVASKCGLTVQYEGLEKLYEDKRDDGLVIAGFPANDFKGQEPGTNDEILSFCTLTYDVQFPMFSKIAVTGEERHPLYNSLIASGVETTGDGPMRERLAKHGLETGQDGGIVWNFEKFVIGRDGKVAARFAPDVTADDPRLLSALEKELARAS; encoded by the coding sequence ATGACTGATACCGTGCTCGATATCCCGGTGAAGCGGATCGATGGCAGCGAGACGACACTTGCCGATTATCGCGGCAAGGTCATCATGGTCGTCAACGTCGCCTCCAAATGCGGGCTGACGGTGCAATATGAAGGGCTGGAAAAGCTCTACGAGGACAAGCGCGACGATGGTCTCGTCATTGCCGGCTTTCCCGCCAATGATTTCAAGGGCCAGGAACCGGGCACGAATGACGAAATCTTGAGCTTCTGCACCCTCACCTATGACGTGCAGTTTCCGATGTTTTCCAAGATCGCAGTGACGGGCGAAGAGCGGCATCCGCTCTACAACAGCCTGATCGCCTCCGGCGTCGAAACGACCGGTGACGGACCGATGCGGGAGCGCCTGGCAAAGCACGGCCTCGAAACCGGACAGGATGGCGGCATCGTCTGGAACTTCGAAAAATTCGTGATCGGCCGGGATGGCAAGGTCGCTGCCCGCTTCGCACCCGACGTTACCGCAGACGATCCGCGCTTGCTCTCGGCTCTGGAAAAAGAGCTGGCCCGCGCAAGCTGA
- a CDS encoding class I SAM-dependent methyltransferase translates to MREPDMQKLDALVGRLVGDVGAAVSGVLVTLGDHLGLFKAMADGTPMTSTELADKVGVKERYVREWLSAQAAADYVSYDDKTERFYLTPEQAMVFAEENSPAFFTGAFDVVQSMWMDEPKIANAFKTGSGLGWHEHSACLFRGTERFFRPGYNSHLVSEWIPALEGLDEKLQAGAAVADVGCGHGASTILMAQAYPNSTFFGFDYHLPSIERARAAAKEAGVAGRITFEQASAKDFPAAGYDLVAMFDCLHDMGDPVGAGKHVKESLADDGTWMIVEPFAHDCLKDNLNPVGRVFYGASTMICTPASLSQEVGLGLGAQAGEMKLRKVAMDAGYSHFRKATETPFNMVFEVRA, encoded by the coding sequence ATGCGCGAACCTGATATGCAAAAACTTGACGCCCTGGTCGGACGCCTAGTCGGCGACGTCGGAGCGGCGGTCTCGGGAGTGTTGGTGACACTCGGAGACCATTTAGGTCTGTTCAAAGCCATGGCGGACGGGACGCCGATGACGTCGACGGAACTGGCCGACAAAGTAGGCGTGAAGGAGCGCTATGTGCGCGAATGGCTGTCGGCGCAGGCGGCTGCCGATTATGTCAGCTATGACGACAAGACCGAACGCTTCTACCTGACGCCCGAACAGGCGATGGTGTTTGCTGAGGAAAACAGCCCCGCCTTCTTCACCGGCGCCTTCGATGTCGTTCAATCCATGTGGATGGACGAACCGAAGATCGCCAATGCCTTCAAGACCGGCAGCGGTCTCGGATGGCATGAACACAGCGCCTGCCTGTTCCGAGGCACAGAGCGGTTTTTCCGGCCGGGCTACAACAGCCACCTCGTCTCAGAATGGATACCGGCACTGGAGGGCCTGGATGAAAAGCTTCAGGCCGGCGCTGCCGTGGCCGACGTTGGTTGCGGTCATGGCGCCTCGACCATCCTGATGGCGCAGGCCTATCCGAACTCGACCTTCTTCGGTTTCGACTACCATCTCCCCTCCATCGAGCGGGCGAGAGCCGCAGCGAAGGAGGCAGGCGTCGCCGGCCGCATCACCTTCGAGCAGGCGTCAGCCAAGGATTTCCCGGCTGCCGGCTATGATCTCGTGGCGATGTTCGATTGCCTGCACGACATGGGCGATCCGGTCGGCGCCGGCAAGCATGTCAAGGAAAGCCTTGCTGATGACGGCACCTGGATGATCGTCGAGCCTTTCGCGCATGATTGCCTGAAGGACAATCTCAACCCGGTCGGCCGCGTCTTCTACGGCGCCTCGACGATGATCTGCACGCCGGCTTCACTATCGCAAGAAGTCGGTCTGGGTTTGGGTGCGCAAGCCGGTGAGATGAAACTGCGCAAGGTCGCCATGGATGCGGGCTATTCGCATTTCCGCAAGGCGACCGAAACGCCGTTCAACATGGTCTTCGAAGTCAGGGCATGA
- a CDS encoding ATP-binding cassette domain-containing protein — MANVSIRELAIDFGSVSVLKSLNIEIQSGEFIVLLGPSGCGKSTLLNAIAGLTDISSGQIWIGDRNVTWEEPKDRGIGMVFQSYALYPTMTVEGNLSFGLRIAGMGKDEITERVNRAVQILQIDPLRKRRPGELSGGQRQRVAIGRALVRDVDVFLFDEPLSNLDAKLRTELRVELKRLHAGLGSTMIYVTHDQIEALTLADRIAVMSGGVIQQFAAPKEIYRRPVNRFVAGFVGSPSMNFLSGQVASNGGTPAFILTDGRKIDLNGYEFSGTPGDGRPATLGVRPEQMQFAPANGRMSSLPATFSIVEPMGSDNLVWGQVGKETMSVRIDADEEVALESEQPVYFQPALASLFGEDGQRL; from the coding sequence ATGGCCAATGTTTCCATTCGCGAACTTGCAATCGATTTCGGCAGCGTCAGCGTGCTGAAATCGTTGAATATTGAAATCCAGTCGGGCGAGTTCATCGTCCTTCTCGGACCGTCCGGCTGCGGCAAGTCCACCCTGCTCAACGCCATTGCAGGCCTTACCGACATCAGCAGCGGCCAGATCTGGATCGGCGACAGGAACGTCACCTGGGAAGAGCCGAAGGATCGCGGCATCGGCATGGTGTTCCAGTCCTACGCGCTCTATCCGACGATGACGGTCGAGGGAAATCTGTCCTTCGGGCTGCGCATCGCCGGCATGGGCAAGGACGAGATCACCGAACGCGTCAATCGCGCCGTGCAGATCCTGCAGATCGATCCGCTGCGCAAGCGACGGCCGGGCGAACTGTCGGGCGGCCAACGCCAGCGTGTCGCCATCGGCCGCGCCCTCGTGCGCGACGTCGATGTCTTCTTGTTCGACGAACCGCTCTCGAACCTCGACGCTAAACTCCGCACCGAGCTGCGTGTCGAGCTGAAGCGGCTGCATGCCGGCCTCGGCTCGACAATGATCTATGTCACGCACGACCAGATCGAGGCGCTGACGCTTGCCGACCGCATCGCTGTCATGAGTGGCGGCGTCATCCAGCAGTTCGCCGCGCCGAAGGAAATTTACCGCCGGCCGGTCAACCGCTTCGTCGCCGGTTTCGTCGGCTCGCCATCCATGAACTTCCTCTCGGGGCAGGTGGCGAGCAATGGCGGTACGCCAGCCTTCATCTTGACTGATGGACGCAAGATCGACCTGAATGGCTATGAGTTTTCAGGCACGCCCGGCGATGGCCGTCCCGCAACGCTTGGCGTGCGGCCGGAACAGATGCAGTTCGCCCCGGCTAATGGCCGCATGTCCAGCCTGCCGGCAACCTTCAGCATCGTCGAACCCATGGGCTCGGACAATCTGGTCTGGGGCCAAGTTGGCAAGGAGACCATGTCGGTGCGCATCGATGCCGATGAGGAGGTTGCGTTGGAGAGCGAGCAGCCGGTCTATTTCCAGCCGGCGCTCGCGTCCCTGTTCGGTGAAGACGGTCAGCGTCTTTAA
- a CDS encoding carbohydrate ABC transporter permease, producing MPSSVAFAMEGPAGRKPQHLSPARIGIYAFLVIAALFFLLPLYVMIVTSLKSMPEIRQGNIFAFPQVWTGEAWVQAWSTACTGLECGGISVGFWNSVKILIPSMILSIFISSLTGYALSFWRVRGANVLFAVLLLGAFIPYQVFIYPLVLIYRGVGIYSTLPCIIITHTVFGLPVLTLLFRNYYSSLPMELFKAARVDGAGLWQIFFRLMIPMSIPILVVAAILQVTGIWNDFLFGVVFAGRENFPMTVQLNNIVNSTQGEKLYNVNMAATILTALVPLIVYFGSGRWFVRGITAGAVKG from the coding sequence ATGCCATCTTCCGTCGCATTCGCCATGGAGGGGCCGGCCGGGCGTAAGCCGCAGCATCTGTCTCCGGCGCGCATCGGCATTTACGCCTTTCTGGTCATCGCGGCTCTGTTCTTCCTGCTGCCGCTCTATGTGATGATCGTCACCTCGCTGAAATCCATGCCGGAAATCCGCCAAGGCAATATCTTCGCCTTTCCGCAGGTCTGGACAGGCGAAGCCTGGGTGCAGGCGTGGAGTACGGCTTGTACCGGCCTCGAATGCGGCGGCATCAGCGTCGGCTTCTGGAATTCGGTGAAGATCCTGATACCGAGCATGATACTGTCCATCTTCATCTCGTCGCTGACCGGCTATGCGCTGTCCTTCTGGCGGGTGAGGGGGGCTAACGTTCTCTTCGCCGTCCTGCTGCTCGGCGCCTTCATTCCCTATCAGGTCTTCATCTATCCGCTGGTACTCATCTACCGCGGCGTCGGCATCTACTCGACACTGCCGTGCATCATCATCACCCATACCGTCTTCGGCCTGCCAGTGCTGACGCTGCTGTTCCGCAACTATTATTCCAGCCTGCCAATGGAATTGTTCAAGGCGGCCCGCGTCGACGGGGCGGGACTATGGCAGATCTTCTTCCGGCTGATGATCCCCATGTCGATCCCGATCCTGGTGGTGGCGGCCATCCTGCAGGTTACCGGCATCTGGAACGACTTCCTCTTCGGCGTCGTCTTCGCCGGACGGGAAAACTTCCCGATGACGGTTCAGCTCAACAACATCGTCAACTCCACCCAGGGCGAGAAGCTCTACAACGTCAACATGGCGGCAACCATCCTCACGGCCCTGGTTCCGTTGATCGTCTATTTCGGTTCGGGTCGCTGGTTCGTGCGCGGCATCACCGCGGGCGCAGTCAAGGGATAA
- a CDS encoding sugar ABC transporter permease — protein MSTPETAAGTIAGTGAGTTATRKKRHLSAYVALFPAFIIVLLAYVVTVIWNIWISFTDSKVLPVNIFVGTKQYERLFTTARWILSLQNVVLFGILFIAGCLILGFLLAVALDQKVRFENTFRTIFLYPFAMSFIVTGLVWQWIMNPTLGLQKVADSIGFTWIRFDWIVQSNLALYVIVLAGIWQSSGLVMAIMLAGLRGVDRELWKATRIDGIPAWRVYLHIVIPILRPTIITASVLLAIAVVRVYELVLATTGGGPGISTEVPGKFIMDYLFGRGNIGLATGASTVMFITVVILVTPWLYYEYFREKPRGN, from the coding sequence ATGAGTACCCCCGAAACTGCTGCCGGAACCATCGCGGGGACCGGTGCCGGGACGACTGCCACTAGGAAGAAGAGGCATCTTTCCGCCTATGTTGCCTTGTTCCCAGCCTTTATCATCGTCTTGCTCGCCTATGTCGTGACGGTTATCTGGAACATCTGGATATCGTTCACCGACAGCAAGGTATTGCCCGTCAACATTTTTGTCGGCACCAAGCAATACGAACGACTGTTCACGACGGCGCGCTGGATATTGTCGCTGCAAAATGTCGTTCTCTTCGGCATCCTCTTCATCGCCGGCTGCCTGATCCTTGGCTTTCTCCTCGCCGTAGCGCTGGATCAAAAGGTCCGGTTCGAGAACACGTTCCGGACAATCTTCCTCTATCCCTTCGCAATGTCCTTCATCGTCACCGGGCTCGTCTGGCAGTGGATCATGAACCCGACGCTCGGCCTGCAAAAAGTCGCCGATAGCATCGGCTTCACCTGGATTCGCTTCGACTGGATCGTTCAAAGCAATCTCGCGCTTTACGTCATCGTGCTCGCCGGCATCTGGCAATCGTCCGGATTGGTGATGGCGATCATGCTCGCGGGATTGCGTGGCGTCGATCGCGAACTCTGGAAGGCAACGCGCATCGACGGCATACCGGCATGGCGCGTCTATCTCCACATCGTCATTCCGATCCTGCGACCGACCATCATCACCGCCAGCGTGCTTCTGGCGATCGCCGTGGTCAGGGTTTACGAACTGGTGCTGGCGACGACAGGCGGCGGGCCGGGGATCTCGACCGAAGTGCCGGGAAAATTCATCATGGATTACCTCTTCGGCCGCGGCAATATCGGTCTCGCGACCGGGGCCTCGACCGTCATGTTCATCACCGTGGTCATCCTGGTCACGCCATGGCTCTACTACGAATATTTCCGTGAAAAACCGAGGGGGAACTGA